The following is a genomic window from Trachemys scripta elegans isolate TJP31775 chromosome 7, CAS_Tse_1.0, whole genome shotgun sequence.
TACCAAGACCCGAGTTCAAGATTTTGCATTTCTTCTGCATTGTTGGCTGATGTAACTGGGACATAAAGCAGAGCATTTTCTTATACTCTGTACGCTGCTTTAGATGGGGTCACCTATTTCAGCAGGAGAAGCAAAGAATCCTGAATGCAGGTTCTGGCAGGTAAATAAGTAAGGATCAGACTTTTGACTATTTTGTACTGAAATTTATTTATCCTATATATTcactcacactcactctctctcaaaGTGTTCTTCCCTCATAAAACTTTACTCGGTAAGAACCATCTTCCTTGGCCGGAGCACAAGAGTGGATGGGACTACATCCGagcccatttatttttattatattaattctACCACTGTGGTATCCGGTCACCAATCACTGCCACTCCTAGCTAAGCCAGAGGGAGATGAGAGGGCCCAGCTTCTAGGAGCTGAGTGGCTTGTCCCTACATTCTTATTACATCACTGATCTGGGACATTCAACCATTTCCTCGCTTtagatttatttaattaatttgttcCTCCAAAGCTCTTTGGTTCACCTTTAAAACTAGTGAAACACCCGTGCTGCAGAAACCCATTGGAAGCCCACAAGGAATCCTTGAGTGCTACCCTGTGAGTGTGTTTATGAACAATCTAGGCAGCAcaagagacaagatggatgagttTGCCCCGGGAATAACATCATGTGCTCATGGGTACTGCTGAAGAGGCAGACACAGTTGACCTGCCTCCCAGCTTAAGGGGGCTTAAGTCACCCCCAGGCACCTGCCTAAGCTCTGTGGAAACCATTAAGATTACAATGCAGGACTCCAATCGTGAGATGTTATGGTAAAAAACCACTGGGAAAGCCCTTCAAAACAAgtgctcccacccccaccacgaTCCCATGACTCGGTAGGGTCGTGCATTCTGACCGATTTAGCTTCAAGACAGTTTATCTTCATCCCTGAACAGCTTGGTAAGATGGCACTAACCAGGATCGCTCCTGAAATCTGAGTATGGCAGCTCAGGGCCCTTTGGTAGCGATGGATGTACCAAAAGTTGCTGCAGCCAGCCACCACCAAGCATTTGCTGCCTGAAGTGTGTAAATGCCCAGAACTGCTCCCCAGTCGCAGTACAAACGGATGGGGTGGTCAGTAGGCTTGGTATCCTCATCCATGCTTGTGGTATGTAACTGGTTGGCTCCATCTTCCCTGATCTCAGAGTGATCCAAAGCAGGGGCAGGTGTCGTTCATGCATTGATAGCGTTAGCGACATCTGTGAACACAAGACGGCTGGGTCTCTGGACAGTTCCCTGGCTCGTCAGGAGGATCTGCAAAAATGAAGCAGTGAGAGATGAGACAAGGCAAGGATCTGCAGGGATATATGCAAACCCACATGTCTGTCCATAAACTTACACACTGTATCTTACCTACATTCATCACTAGTGTTAGTCTGATTAGAAAACACTGGGTTTAACAAGTCTGTGACCCAAATATATATTGGGCCagatattgaagtcaatggagaccAAGTCAATTTACACCATCAGACAATCTGGAACCTTAGATGTAGTTTATCCAGGTTGCATGGATTAGCAACATGTAacactttctctctccctgcacccttTGAATGGCTTATTTCTTTATCAAAATTTGTATGTATAAGGCAGTCACTTCCAAACTGTTGCAGCCCTTGGCTCTTGCACCATGGGACCTATGAAACCTGCCACACGCTGAACAGTGGCTCCATTTTGGATGTTCTCTCTTActcttttaaatctttaaaattgCCATTTATCATCAGAGGCATCTGCGAGATAGCGGGCCCCATGGGAATCTGAGGAGTCCAGCAGCACAGTCTGTCCTAGGCAGGCCTTTGGCATTGCTACTGTGCCattgtttccctccctcccccactttattACCTCAATGAGCTCTTCCTTATGCATCTCTCCATGCATCCTGTATTTCTTCTTAGTAGCATTTTAGTCAGAATCCCTACTTTATATATTATTCCTCTTCTTTTCAAAAATCAACATGTTAAACACACAACCCTCTACCACCAACAATCCCTCTAAAACATACCCCTTGTATCATTGCTTGTGAGTAAGTGATCCCAGAAGAACCGGTCACCTCAAATGCAGTaacccaactccctgctccatcCTGTCAAGCAGAGTTGGGTTTGAAGAAACATCCCACATTTTGGGGCAGGCAACTGGAATCTAAATCCAGACTTGGGTCCAAATTTTGCCACTGCCCTTTATTCCAACAATGGAGCTATCAAAACCCCTTATCCAAAAGCCCTGTGAATTTCAGGGCAGTCAGCCTGAAGATCAAAGTATTGTAGCTTGTGCCTATGTCAAGTGTGCATTGTCAGGGACGCTTTGTTAGTTCTGGAAGCAGAATTTTAAGATAGTGACTCTATGAAGGAGAAGATACAGAAGCAAAGGCTGCCATTGTTTACTTTTTACCTCAGGTGTCTCTACCTGCCCACATTACAGTTTGCTCCTACATTTTTACCTGTGTGCTTAGGCAATGGGGGAGGTTCCTTTGGGGAAACGGCTTTATAGTTACAGCTTCtacttatttttcctctctccctccccacccccattaatCTGCTGCCAATTAGTTAAGTATATAAAGTGAAGTATGTGTGTGAAAACAAGAGCACTTCCCGCCCCTAAAGAAAAGCTCCATAGGAAATGGAAAGGAATATGTGGGCTGGTTGGTCCAGTTGAAGAGGAATCTAAGGAAGGGGAGCTGTCTACTCTACAGAGGGGCTGCACCCTCACATCACTCACTCCGAGACATACCCGTTCCAGCCGTCCCTGATGCCTCTGTATTTCATAAgaactttttcccccccacaaagaaaacaaagaacattGTGAAACTGGCTGACCGTGGTAAGTAGcccctttccctgctcctcccacaacCTGGTGCCCTGGGCAAATTGGCACAGAGCTAACATCTTGGCTGAGATACTGAAAAAGCTATACCAATAGCAACTGAAAACCACTAGTGGAGACCCGGCCTCTTCTCAAAGCACTCCAGTGTAGCAAATCGGCAGCATTGTGGGACTTTGCAGTTGTCATTGTGGCTCATGCCGTGACCATTCAGAGGTCTGCAGCAGCTGTCAAATGTAGAGCCTGGGCGCTTCTGCTGAAAAAGCACAAGCCTgtcccacttgagctaaaggagaaactCGCCTCCCAGTCTTTCTTCTAAAGCCTTGTATGCAGTAGCACTGAGGTAACATGTTTAGCCAAGTCCGCGCATACTTCACCATCACTCGTCTACTCAGAGGTGCACTAACTGCTATGGTTGGAAACTCACAGGAAGCTGCACCTCTGCCCCCCACAGCAAGCCCCCTGCTGAGACACACTTCTCCACAGCTGCCTTGTGAGCCAGCCTGAGAGTTAGATTCCttcatgcagaagaaaaattggTTGCTCCTTTTGATGGGGTTTAACCCCCATCAGCTGCAAAGTAAGAGACAGAACTGCAAGTAGGCATGCCTCTACTAATTGCCTCCTGGCCGGAACTAGACCTCataaatatacctctacccctatataacgcgacccgatataacacgaattcggatataacgcggtgaagcagcactccgggggggcagggctgcgcactctggcggatcaaagcaagttcgatataactcggtttcacctataatgcggtaagattttttggctcccgaagacagcgttatatcagggtagaggtgtagtctgCAGCGCTTAGTTTGGGAGAGACTGCTGAGATGGCAGATGCTGGTGGAGAGGTGCTCTGGGATAGGGTTTAATAGGCAGAAAACAATGGTAGAAGAACTGTAGGCTATAGGAGCAGGTTAGGTTCCTACAAGGGAACCTTTGAGGTAAAGGAAAATAAGGGAACTACACTGAAGCCTGAGGGGGCAGAAGGGCCATTAGCATGAAGATTTGTTTGGACTTTTACTTAGATTTTGTTTGTGCTCCCGTGAAGGGGGTTTAGACTCTATCTGGTTTGGCTGGATGACCAACCTGCAGAACCTCAGAGAGGAAGTCAGGAGAAGATGCGGCCTGAGACAGGCTATTGCAGCCCCCGGGAGAGCCCAGAAGGGGAAATGCTAGAGACCAGGACCCCCTGCAATGCTGTCACTAGAGAGGAGAGGGTGCTCATGAGGTGAGGATGCCCTACTCCATGGCCTGTGTAAGGGCTGCACACTTGGCCATGTATGTGCTGGGCTCTTTGTCAGCTCCCACATACTGGCTCCAACTCCACTTGATGCTCTACTGGGCCCTTGCAGCATGTTGAGAGATTAGCTATAGGTAACCTATCCCCTAATTGCTGAaaccctcctttccccctcttctagcttgccaaattctgcattttccCTCCCACCATCTCTCTGTAATGACAACCCTGTGACCTCCCTCTTTCCCTGTTACCCTCCAAGCTGCTCTGGCCTTCCACCCCAACCTGTGCCATGTGGCTAGTGAAGTCCCCGGAGGCTCTGTGTGGCTTACTCCACATGCAGTGTTCATTACAAGACTACCTCCAATGCATTTGCCAAGCTCAGTAATAACAGGCCTGCACATCTCTGAGTGGGTTGGGCAGAAAGAAGGGTGATGTGACTGTGGGAGGCAACTACTACCTTGCTCTGGGTGGCTTGGGAAGATGCAGCATCTCTTCCATGCTCCagcagctcttgttccagctcatcCTGTTCTTCCGTGGGGTCGAAATTGTACATGGGCATGAGCTGGTGCCGCAGCTTCTCTAACCTGCCAACAGAAAGAAGAGCAAAGTGCAGCATCAAAACCTGTGGCCGAGGAAAGAGGGAGAGTGAAACAAACAGTTAGTCTTCCTTCCCCACTCCATTGCCGGGCAGCTGCTGAAGCGTGTGTATGGATGTGAGTGGAGGCCTGTGTGTACGGGTGTATTTTCTATTCAAGGGTGCTTCTTGCTGTTAAGAGAGTATTTGGCGGTAACTCACTAAGTGATATATCCCTGTCCAGGGGCAAGGATAAGATCCAACTGCTGCTACCAGCTAACTAGGTCGCTTTTTTAGACAAAGTGGAAGAGGCCGGTACTGAATGTGCAGGGTTCAGTTACCCCCGGTAACCTGTGGCTGCACAGCAGAGGCCCATGTGGGGATTTAAACTGAGCTAGAATCTCAGGATGAGCTTTATGTGGCAGGGGGAGCATGTAACTCGCTGGCTCAGTGTGATgtacaccccccacacactcagcagTGGCTAGTCCACACTTTGGATAAAAACCTCCTACTGCTGGCAGAATTACATCTTCAGCTCAAATGGCAGAGGCCTGTGTCTGGTTCTGAGTTCAATCTCTGCCAATAACCTGGGAAGGAGGAACGTGGGATTGGTATATAAAATCTAAAAGGAGCTCTGGAGGGAGCTGATGGACACACAAACACTTTGTATTTCTGTGTGGCTTACCTACTTTCACCCTAACAATGCAGCCTGACCCCGCAAAGGGTCTCCCTTCATGCTGGCCTAGACAAAGCAGTGATGAGAGGGACTGCTGACTCCACCAAACAGGCATACTTGTGTGTAGCTGTCGAAGCCCCAGCATATGATGTGGGTGTTGttttgtggggaggaagagattcATGACCTGTTCCAGGCAGGATCAGGGTCCCTTTTGGCCAAGGCTCAGATGACATGTTCTCTGCATGACCCTTGCCTGCCTCTGGCTGGGTTCTGTCCACTAAACCATCAGTGTATTTACAGGCTAAATGTTTCAGCTCTCCCTTTAGCCTCTTCTGTTTCTCTCAAGTCTCTGCTTTGGGAACCAGCTTGTAAGATTTCTGGCTAGTAGCAATGTATCCTGCAGGCTGTGTGTAGTATAGCATTGCCCACAGCAATCAGTAAGTGAGGCACAGTCCATGACACAGAAATCCATCTATGTCTGTGTCCATTTCAAAATAGCAGGCAAATCAAGGAGAGATGTCTTTCCCTGTTTGCCATTCTTCTCCTGATTTTCAGCAGCAAGCTTAATGGGTGGGTGGATGAGGGGGAGACCACTAAGTCTTGAGCTAGGAAACTTAGTATCTTGCAAAACAGGATCCAGGGGAAATTGTCCTGGAAAGCGTGGAGTCCAGCATTTCGCCCAGCAGCACTGCCATAAACACAGAGGAAAGCAGGGGGAAAGGTAGGCCCACTGCCCTTGTCAAGCTAAGCAAAAGCTTTGGAGAACTGGGGTCTGGCAGACGTAGCCTTGCCAGGCAAACCTCATTACGTAAGGCTGCTGGAGCAGAAAAGCCCTGCCTGTAACCGTAGCATTTGGGATTGGCTAAAATGTGACAGACTCCACAGGTCATAGGATATGCCTGTTATATGGATAACAGCTTCTTTGTACAAACCCTCTCTCTTTAACCCACCGTATGTGAGATGGGTTAGGTGTTGTGTAGGAAACCTACCATGCATTCAAAGGACTTTCGGCTTCCAAAATGGCAAGGAGCTGGCTTTGGAAAGGAAATCTACAATGGGGGGAAGAAAGAGAGGGAACTCTGCATTCCCATCTGACTCCTTTCCCCTGGCTTCCCTGTCTGCTAGAGATTTCCTGGCCTTTGCCTTAGTTTTGAAGCATTGAGACTCCCCAAAAGCAGACTGCACTTACCTCTTCCGCTTCCTGATATAGAGAACctagaggagaaagagaaacaccATTAAAACAGTCCCAGTGAGGAGAGGAGCAGGagatagtgcccatctttaaaaaggggaacaaggaggacctggggaattatagaccagtcaccCTAACTTTgaaacctggaaaaatactggaacaaattatgaaataatcaatttgtaagcacatagaggataatagggttataaggaatagccaatatggatttgtcaagaacaaactaTGCCAAGCCaaactaattttcttcttttaacGGGGTTACTGGCCTAGCGGATGGGTGAAatagtagatgtggtatatctcaattttagtaagacttttgacacagtcccaggTGACATTCTCATAAGAGGAGTAGGGTAATGGGgtccagatgaaattactataaggtgggtttaCAACAGCTTGAAAGACCATACTCGGAGTAGTTATGGTTTGCTGTCAatctgggagggtgtatctagaaGGGCCTGCAAGGGTCCGCCCTGGGGCtggtactaatcaatattttcattaatgacttggataatggaatggagagtgtgcttatacaATCTTCGGGTGACaacaagctgagaggggttgcaagcactttagaggacagaattagaattcaaaacaaccttgacaaattagaggattggtctGATTTGAACAAGATGaacttcagtaaagacaagtgcaaagtacttcacttagaaagaaaaaaaatcaaattaatggctacaaaatggggaataactggctaggtgttagcactgctgaaaaggatctgggggctatagtggatcacaaatggaatgagtcaacaatgagaAGTAGTTgcaaaaaagctaatatcatcctggggtgtattaacaggaatgttgtatgtaaaacatgggaggtaactgtctcGCTCTACtaagcattggtgaggcctctgctggagtattgtgtcgagttccgggtgccacactttaagaaaagaTGTGTGTGAcacactctatatgattttatgaaaatatgctaatataactggaatatgcttcacgcaaaaggtctcttgtaatgtatcattacaaagcttataatctactaagtgtgatcatcctatttgtataaatgttccactcttgtatctgaaactagaaatatgaactataactctgaggtcctattgtaattatgcaaagtgtgggccattaatggtggtttggaatcttgatggctcccaggacaattgactgtagatggctctgttttacctgtaagtcttcttGTATACGTGTGtactggcaagtgggtaatgaagtcacctgaactggaatccatctttaacctggtgcttttccattgagaaggagggggtaggaacccagagagggacaaaggattcccgccttatgcaaaagacatataaatgggtggaacagaacaaagggggcggccatcatgaggaatcccctagctaccacctgagctggaacaagggctgtaccaggggaaaggattgtgcccagactaggaaggcgtccagtctgtgaaagaaacgtattgaaacatctttcagggtgagatattatctgtactcagttgtattactgtattaggcttggatttgcatgttttatttcattttgcttggtaattcactttgtt
Proteins encoded in this region:
- the C7H3orf18 gene encoding uncharacterized protein C3orf18 homolog, which codes for MSYSTPSEHDLYRSTTTTSEPDPGSTMDRALPETATVSPETTSFNSTKIPDMVSSGPGLSTMLLSFGIITMIGLAVAMVLYIRKRKRLEKLRHQLMPMYNFDPTEEQDELEQELLEHGRDAASSQATQSKILLTSQGTVQRPSRLVFTDVANAINA